The Thermoplasmata archaeon sequence AAACCCCGACGCGAGGTCGCGGAAGAAGACGTATACGTCACGTCGCTCGCGGGAGGCCATCTTCGGGACGAGGTGCTTGACGTCGCCGAGGATCGCGAGCCGCGAGGCCCCGCGGCGGTCCGCGACCTCGAGGATCCGTCGTCCCATCGCCTCCGCGCGACTCGGGATGCGCACGCCTTTCTCCCGGAGTTCTTCCTCCAATCCGATGTGCAGGTCGGCGACGACGAGGATGTCGTCCGCCATCAACGCCGGGACATCGGGAACGGGCTCGACGTCCACGGTCGCTCCACGGTTCGGTTCCGCTTAATGGTTGCGCGCCGACGCAGGGCCGAGGAATTCCGCGAGCACGCGGGCGATGTTCTCCGCGACGTCGACCGACGTGAGCCCGTAGCTCTTCTCCTTGAATGCGAGATCGCCCGCATGTCCGTTCACGAAGGCGCCGAGGCGCGCGGCGTCGAACGGCGCCATCCCTTTCGACACGAGTCCCGCGACGACGCCACAGAGGACGTCTCCGGTCCCGCCCGCGGTCATGCCCGGATTCCCGGTGTAGTTGAACTTCAGCCGCTCCCCGTCCGTGACGATGTCGACCGGACCTTTGAGCAGGATTGTGACCCCGAGCGCCTTCGCGGCCTCTCGCACGATTCCCGCCCGTTCCTCGGGCGGGTCCGGCAGCGTCGTTCCGGTCAGGACCTTGAACTCCCGCGAATGCGGCGTCACGACGACTCGCTTCCCCGCCAACGCTTTCGGATCTGTAGCGATTGCCTTGATCGCGTCCGCGTCGATGATGAGCGGCAGGGAGGCTCCCCGGACGATCTCCCGCACCGCCTCGACGGAGCCATCCGCGTCGCCGAGGCCCGGCCCGATCGCGATCGCATCGGCCTTCGTCGAGAGGTCGAGGATTTCGCGCGTGTCCTCGCGGAGGAGTCGGTGGCCCACGAGCGGATGCACGATGAACGTCGGCGAGTAGCCCGCGACGACCGCTGCGGCGACATAGGGCGTGGTGATGTGTACGAGGTCCGCGCCGGCCCCGAATGCGCCGTACCCGACCAGGGCGGGCGCGCCCGTGTACGGTCCCCCGGCGACGACGAGGACGCGGCCGTTCTCTCCTTTGTGGCTCGTCGGCTTCGGCAGCGGATACAGGACGAACTCGCCCGGTCCGATCGTCGTCGCGATCTTCGGCGGGATGCCGATGTCGACGATGTGGATCGTCCCGGAGTTCTCCGGGGCCATGCCCTCTTTCGCGTCGTGCAACGCCACGGTCGCCGTCGGGTGGACCGAAAGGTCCGTCCCGAATCCGCTGGGGACGTCCACGCTCAGGGTCGGCTTCGCCGAGGCGTTGAGTTGGCGGACGAGGGACGCGAACGGCTCCCGCAACTCGCCGGACACGCCGATCCCGAGGAGCGCATCGACGAGGAGGTCGGCGCGGGCGATCGCTTCCTCACTCTGATCGAGTCCCGCGAGGACTTCCACGTCCCGGAGCCGCTCAAAGTTCGTCCGGGCCTCGGGCGTCGTGAACTGGTCCGGAGACCGAGCGAGCAGGACGGTGACCCGCGCATCCTTCGAGAGGTGGCGGGCGGCGACGAGCCCGTCTCCTCCGTTGTTGCCCGTGCCGCAGAGGACGAGGACGTTCTTCCCCGTCGCGCGCATATCGGCCCGGGCGATCTCCGCGACCGCCTTTCCGGCGTTTTCCATCAGCTCCAGGATCGAGACGCCGAAGTGTTGCGCGTTCCGATCGAGGACGCGCATCTCGGTCGCCGAAATCATCGGGCGCGCATTCGGGCTGCGCTAGTTAAGCCTTGCCCGCGCGGTTAAATCGGGGTGTCCAATTCTCGGTGCCGATGGATCTCGGTCCGCTCCGCCCGTATTCGTGGGCGCTCGTCCTCGGCCTCCTGGTGCCCGTCAGCTGGATCCTCGACCTCGTGCTCGGTCCGGGGGTGGGCGTGTTCGTCGTGGCGGGGATCGCGATCGTCCCGCTCGCCTGGTTCCTCGGCCTGGCGACGGAGGAACTCGGGAAGCACGCCGGCCCCGGCATCGGAGGCCTCCTGAACGCGACGTTCGGGAACGCGACGGAGCTAATCATCGCAATTTTCGCGCTGGCGAGCGGACTGACGGAAGTCGTGAAGGCGTCTCTCACCGGGTCCATCGTGGGCAATCTGCTCCTCGTCCTCGGCGCGAGCATGCTCGCGGGAGGGTTGCGGTACAAGACTCAGACCTTTTCGCGCGAAGCCTCCGGGATTCAGATCACGATGTTGGTCCTTGCCGTGATCGGCCTCGTGATGCCCGATCTCTACGTCCTCTCCGCCGAGTCGGCGGGCGGCGTGAGCGCCTTGACCCTGCAGGAAATCAGCGAGGTCATCGCCGTCATCCTGCTCCTGGCGTACGGATTCGGCCTGCTCTTCTCGCTTCACACGCACAAGGACATCTTCAATCCCGTTACGGAGGTCGAGGAGCGCCCGCGATGGTCGAAATCGTTCGCCATCGGGGTGCTCGTCGTCTCCACATCGTTGGTCGCGGTCGAGAGCGAGATCCTCGTCGGTTCGTTGGAGTCCGCGAAGGCGAGTCTCGGCCTCACGGATCTGTTCGTCGGCGTCATCATCGTCGCGATCGTCGGGAACGCGGCGGAGCATGGGAGCGCCGTCCTGATGGCGTGGCGGAACAAGATGGAGCTGAGCGTGGCCGTGGCGACGACCTCGACGACGCAGGTCGCCCTCTTCGTGGCCCCCGTGCTCGTCTTCATTTCGCTGCTCTTCGCGAGCCCGATGACCCTCAACTTCGAGATTTTCGAACTCGCTTCCTTGGTCCTTTCGACCGCCGTCGTCGCCGCGGTGATCTCCGACGGCCGAAGCAACTGGTACGAGGGGGCATTGCTGGTCATGGTGTACGCGGTGATCGCGGTGGCGTTCTTCTTCCACCCCGCCCCCGCGTGAGTGCGTGGCGGTCGCCCGCCGGAACCTCGCACGCGACCCCGCGGCCTGGCCTTCGTCATTCGACCGTCAGGTCTTGAGCTTCCGGCCCAGGCGTCTCTCGACGGCGGCGACCTTCGATTCAATTTGCCGAGACGCGCCCTTGCGGTCGTCGATCTTGATGATCGTCGACACCCGCTCGGAGTCTTTGGCGACGGCCTTGTGGCATCGCGCGATGAGCGCGAGGATGTCGTCGAACTTCCCCTCCACGACGGTCCCCATCGGATTGAGTCGATATGAGAGGCCGCTTCGATCGACAATGTCGAGGCACCGTGCGACATGCTCGCCGACGCTGACGCCCTGGCCGATCGGCGTGATGCTGAACTCCGCGATCGTCATCGAGGGACCCCGGCAGCCTCATATGCCGACCGCTTCTTGCAACTTGCGTGGCGGTCGATTACTCGCGCCGAGCGGCGGAGTACGACCGAGGCCGCGCGGACGAGGTCCTGGATCGCGAGTATTGGCTTCGCGGTCTCTGGGAGGTCGGCCGAATTCGCCCGGGGCAACGGGTCCTCGACCTCGGGGCAGGCACGGGCCGGTTTGCGCGATTGCTCTCCGAGACGAATGTCGTTGTGGCCCTCGATCCGTCCCGGGAGATGTTGGGCGTGGCCCGCGGAAAGGGGTCGTTCGGCATCGTGCGAGGAGAGGCCCATCGCCTCCCCTTCCGCGCCGATTCCTTCGACACGACGATCGTCGTCATGGTGCTCCATCAACTCGCCGATTTCCGAGGCGCGCTGGCGGAGGTCTCCCGCGTATCCCGCAGCGTCGTCGTGGCGACGAGCGACATGGCCCGCCGCCGGCTCGGAATCATGGAAGAGGCCTTCCCGAGTCTCCTGGTCATCGATCGCGCTCGCTTCCCGCCCGTCGAGGATATCGTCCGCGCGCTCGAAGCGACCCGGTTTCGTGGGGTGCGGATGGAGAACCGTCCGTGCCAACGTGCCTTGACGTCCGCCCAACAGATCGAGCGCGTGCGCCATCGGTACCTATCGACGTTCGATCTGCTCCCGCCCGGGGAATTCGAGCGGGGCCTAAGTTTCCTCGAGGCGGAGTTGCCGCGCCGCTACGGCGATCGGTTCGAGCTGCAGGATGAATTCACTTTTCTAACCGCGACAAGGTGAGGTTCGCGGTCTCCGCGCAGGCGGGACAGAAGTCTCGCCCTTTGCGGTCCGTGTCCGCGAGGGTCTCGGAGAAATACATCACGCAATCCGGATTCCCGTCGTGGTGGCCGAGGCCCAGGGTATGCCCAATCTCGTGGACCGCGGTCTTCGCCGTCCGTTCGACGAGTCTTTCCTCCCCGTCACCGCCGAACATCGAAAGCGAGACGACCGCCCATCCGCCCGCGATCCCGGCGTGGCCGAAGACCCGTTTCATTCCCAACTCCGGGTCGGACAGCTCGACGTCCGTGATCGCGACGACCCGGTCCGCGCCGGGGGATCGGCAGAGTCCCTCGAAGGCGGCGGCCCGAACCGGTTTCGGCAGCCGTCCGAAGGGCTGCTTCGGGACGGGCTTCGGATTCGCGATCCGCACATCGCCGAACTGCCGCAGTTGACCGCGCAGCCGTTCGAGTACGGAGGGAGCGACCTGACCGACGGGCTGCAGCGTCAGGATCATCCTTTGACGACCCCGAGGGGGACCATCCGGGCGACGATCTTCGTGAGCCCCGCGCCCTCCGCGACCCGGACGACGTCCTCGACGTTCTTGTACGCGCCCGGGGCCTCCTCGACGATGCCGGCGCGCGACGCGGCATGCAGGTAGATGCCTTTCTGGTCGAGCGACCGGACGACTTCGTTCGCGTTGTAGGTCCGAGTTGCGGCCTTCCGGGACATCTGGCGGCCGGCCCCGTGGCAGCTCGATCCGAACGAACGCTCCATCGCCGTCGGAAGGCCGACGAGGACGAACGAGCAGGTGCCCATGTCGCCCGGAATCAGGACGGGCTGACCCACGTTGCGGTACTCGGCCGGCGTCTCCGGGTGGCCGGCCGGGAATGCACGGGTGGCTCCTTTCCGGTGGACGACGACCTTCCGCCGCTTTCCGTCGACCTCGTGCTCCTCGATCTTGCCGATGTTGTGACACACGTCGTACACGATGTCCATGCCCAGTTCGTCCGCGGGCCGACCGAGGACTTTGGAGAACGCGTTCCGCACGCCGTACGTGATGAGCTGGCGGTTGTTCCAGGCGAAGTTCGCGCCCGCGCACATCGCCCGCCAATAGTCTTGGCCTTCCTTCGAGCCGATCGGCGCGCAGGCGAGCTGGAGGTCCGGGAGGTCGAACTTCTCGCGCTTCACGACCCGCTCGCAGATCTCGATGTAGTCGCTCGCAATCTGATGGCCGAAGCCCCGCGAGCCCGTGTGGATCATGACGCAGACCTGGCCGACCTCGCCGATTCCGAGGGCTTTCGCCACACCCTCGTCGTAGATTCGGTCCACCTTCTGAATCTCGAGGAAGTGGTTGCCCGCTCCGAGGCTCCCGACCTGGACCTTTCCCCGGGTGATCGCCCGCTCGCTGATTTTCGAGAAGTCCGCGTCCTCCAAGCAGCCGCGGGCCTCGATGCGGTCCGGGTCGTCGGGCCATGCGTAACCTTTCTCGACGGCCCAAGCGACGCCCTCCGTCGCAAGCTTGCCGAGGTCTTGGCGGGAGACCTTCACGAGCCCTCCCTCGCCAACGCCACTCGGGACGTTTTCGAAGCAAGCGTCCGTGAGCGCCTTGATGTTCGGACGGACTTCCGCTTCCGTGAGGTCGGTGCGAAGGAGACGGACGCCGCAGTTGATGTCGAAGCCGATCGAACCGGGGGAGATTACCCCGTCGTCGTGATCGAAGGCGGCGACCCCGCCGATTGGAAATCCGTACCCCCAGTGGATGTCCGGCATCGCCATCGACTTGCCGACGATCCCGGGCATCGTGGCCACGTTGGCCACCTGCTCCGGCGCCTGGTCCCGACGGAGCTGGGTCACCATCGACTCGTCGACGAAGATGAGCCCGCTCGTCCGCATATTCGGCTTGTACGACCGCGGGATCTCGTAACGGAACTCGTCGATTTTCTCCAGGGGGCCGCCCCAGCCGTCGGACATGCGCACCGGGAGTGCCGCCTAAGGCCCGAGCACACATAAACGTTCTTGCCTCTCGCGAGAGCGTCGCAAGCCATTTGGTCCGCTGATGATCTGGGACGCATTGGGTTGGGGCGCGCTCCTAATCCGGCCTTCCCCGCGGCACGTTCCGGTGGGCATGCGAGACCGGAGCGTCCGGGCTCTGGTTCCCCGGGAGGCGGGAGGAATCGGGGACGCTCGCGGTGCGGCGGGCGACCGCCGCTCATCGAGAGGTCCCGCGTGCCTCGCCGATCGCCATGATCGCCTCGCGGATCAGCCGTGCCGCGAGTAGCGCCGTCTGCCCGAAGTCCCAAGCGGGGCTGACCTCGTTCAAGTCCAACCCGACCAGGTGGGGCGCGAGGAGGCCAATGAGCTTCTTCACATCGAGCGACGCCAGCCCGAACGGTTCGGGGTTTCCGACGGCGGGCGCGTACGCCGGATCGACGCCGTCCATGTCGATCGTCAGGTAGATCCGGTCGCGGTTGATCGCCTTGAGGGCGCGCCTGACGCCGGCCTCGATCCCCCGTTCGTGGATGTCGTACACGCTGACGTAGGTGAGCCCGAGTCGTTCGAGGTCGTCGCGTTCCTCCCGGCTGTACGACCGCACGCCGACATAGACGACGTGTTCCACCCCGACGTGGTCCGCGATTCGACGCGCGCTGCACGCGTGGGACCACTTCTCGTCCAGGTACGAGTCCCGAAAGTCGAGGTGCGCATCGATTCCCACGACGCCAACGTCCTCGGGGAACGCGCGGACGACGGCGGGCGCGAGGCTGTGCTCTCCCCCGATGACGATCGGGATCTTGCCGGCCCCGACGATGTCCGAAGCCCTCTCCGAGACGCCTCGCACCATCTCCGACGGCGGTCCGAACGCCGGCAGGTCGCCGAGGTCGGCGACGGGCACGTCGAGCAGATCCCGCTGGTGGTCCATCATATACGTCTCGAAGTTGTACGACGACTGGCGGATTGCCTGCGGCGCGTAGCGGGAGCCGCCGCGGAACGAGCACGTGCGATCGTACGGCACCCCAAACAAGGCGATGCGCGCCTCATCGTACTTCGCGACGGCGTCGGCGAAGCGCGGGACGGCCACGGCCACGGAACCCGTCGTCCTTATTTGAGCCCGACTCCGCTCACTGGGCCGAGAGCTTTCGGCGGCCGAGCGCCTCCAGGTACATCGTCTCCTGACCCGGCCGGATTCTCCCCTGGAACTCCCCGGTCACCGGGAGCTCGAACGTCTCATACGTCGCGAGGTCCATCAACTGCGCCACATTGCCGTGCATCGAGAGGACCTGGGCCTTCCGCTTGTCGATCATCGGGACGCGGACCTTGTGCGTCACCGGATGGACGATCGATCGCTTCTGACCGTCGAAGATGCCGATCGCTTCGAGCCTCGCCTTCGCTTCGCCGTGTTTCCCCGGCTTCGACATCTGGACGCTGATGATCTTACACGGCTCCTCGTCGATGACGACGTAGCGGCCGACCTTGAGCTCCCGCATCTCGGCCTGTTCCCACGACATCGGGATTCCACCGCTGCGATATGGCTGGGCCCTTAAAACGTTTCCTCAGCGTCGCGATTGTTTCTGTCGCGCGCGGTGTTCCGGCGTGAACCGCCGCTTCGGCCGGACTGGTTTGGCGGCCTTTCGTCGGCGGACCTCCGCGATCGCGTGCTCGAGAGCTTTGACCAACTCCGGCGCGATTCGCCGTTTCGTATACGCGTCCGCCCGCGCGGCCATCGCAATCTTTGCGGCGAAGACGCGCGCGATGGCGCCCCGTTGCCACGGGGGCGCCCCGTGAATCCAAGCATGTTGAAAGAGCACGCCGTGCTTCGGCGGCCGAGCGCCGGTCCTCAGATGGCGGAACAGGGCCCGCTCGGCGCCGAGGAGCTGGATCGTGCCCGACGGGAGGCGGGCGAGGTCCTCGACGGTCCCCGCCAGCGCGACGAGTCGCGCGGCGATCATGGAACCTGCGACCTCGGAGACGTTCGGCGCGATGTCGCGGATCGATGCGTCCACGTAGGCCTCCAGCGCCTTTCGCTCCGCGGCGACGGTCCGGGCGAGGGCCGCAAGTCCTTTGAGGTTCTCCTCCTCTCGCGTCCCGAGTTCCGCGCCGACACTGTCGCGGTACTCGAGCGGCATGCGCTCCCGCCGGCCGTGTTCAGCGATCAGATCGAGGTACTCGCCCGCATCGACCGTCCGAGCCAGCTCCGGGAAGTGCAGGCCGTACCACTCCCGCACGCGTTCGACGATGAGGTTCCCCTGTTCCTGGAGATCGTCCAGTGCGCCGACCGCTTGCCGGAGATGGTCTTCCGGGCGGATCGCCTGTCGCATCCGCCGCTTCGCAAGGTCGACCATCGCCGTGTGCAACAGCTCCCTCCCATAGCCGAAGTCCTCCGACTTGAGGAATGGCGGCGACTCCGTCGTGCGGTTGCCGCCGGCGCGTTCGAGACGGGGTTCGACGACGAACACCTCATCCGCGAGGGCCATGAGTTCGCCTTCCTCGTCCAAGACCTTCCAGTCCTCGACGAGCGCGAGGCGGTCCGCGAGGGCCGACGCGTCCTTTGGGAACAGCCGCTCGTGGACGATCGTGTCGCCGTCCAGGAGGAACGATCCGAACCAGGTCGTGAGCAGAAGCACGGGCGTCGGCGAAGGCCGTGAGCGGGTAAAAGCGTATGTCCCTTCTATCGGCGTTTCTTGGCCGGCGTCTTCTTCCGAGGCGCGCCACTCGCCCCCGATCGGAGTTGGGCCGGCTTCACGATGCCCTCTTCCGTGATGATGCCCGTGATGTACTTCGCCGGCGTCACGTCGAACGCCGGGTTGCGCGCGGGGCTCTCTTTCGGCGCGATCGGATGGCCATCGAGGTGGAGCACTTCCTGCGGCGACCGCTCCTCGATTGGGATCTTATCGCCCGATGCCACGTCGAAATCGATCGTGCTCGTCGGTGCCGCGACGTAGAACGGGACGTGGTTCTCCTTCGCGACGACCGCCTTCCCGTACGTCCCGATCTTGTTCGCGATGTCGCCGTTCGCCGCGATCCGATCCGCGCCGACCAGGACGAGGTCCACCTCGCCGCGGCCGAGGAAGGCGGCCGCCGCGCCGTCCGTGATGATCGCATGGTCGATCCCCTCTTGGAGCAGTTCCCACGCGGTGAGCCGTGCGCCTTGGAGCCGCGGTCGCGTCTCGTCGACGTAGACGAAGAAGCGGCGCCCTTGTTCCTTCGCGACCCGCAGCGGCGCCATCACCGTTCCGTAGTCGACGGTCGCGAGGGCGCCCGCGTTGCAGTGCGTCAGGATCCGGATCCCGTTCCGAATCAGCTTCGCCCCGTGCTCGCCGATCTTGCGACAACGGTCGATGTCTTCCCGAGCGTAACGCTCGGCGGCCGCGACGAGGTCGTCTCCCGCCGCGCCCGCCTTTCGCATGTACTCGATCGCGTAGAACAGGTCGTTTCCCGTCGGCCGCGTCTTTCGGAGGCGATCCCCTGCCTCCTTCAGGTCGACGCCTTGGAGGCTCGCCTGCGCGATGCCGTACGCCGCGGTCGCACCGATCGCGGGTGCGCCGCGCACGACCATGTCCTCGATTGCGACGGCGACCTCCTCGAGGTTCTTCGCCTCGTAGATTCGGATCTCGAACGGGAGGTATCGCTGGTCGATGAGCTTCACGAGTCCATCGTCAAGCCACACGGTGAGGAGCTCGCGGGGATCACCGTCCACGGTGACGCGCACACCGGTCCCCCTAGGTTCGGCGGAGCGAGGAAAGGAGGCTCGAGAGGCCGGGGCGCCCGAGCTCCCGCTTCATCTCTCGGGTGAGGGAGTCGTAGTAGAGGACCTGCTGCTCCGCCTTCCCCAGCTCCTCCGAGAGGCGGCGTCGCTCTTCGTCGATGCCGGCGATGGCGTCCAAGATCCGCCGCTCCTTCTGCTGCCACCGGTCGAACTCCTTCTGGGCCGCCTGGATCGCGGACATCTCATCGCCCCGGAACGATGGGGGGCGCGGGCGTGCGTGCGAATGTCGACTCCCTCACGTTCCCCAAGACATCCTTGCAATCAGCCATCCTCTTGTGCACGCGGCCCAGCTCCTTCGACAAGGTGGCCTTCCTGCGATTGAGCTGCCGGATGCGGTCTCGAATCCGGGTCCGGCGGTCGCGCCACTTCTTCTGCTCTTCGAGAGCGAGGAGGACGCTGGAGGGATCCATCGAGGGGGAACTCCAGAAGGTCGACACTATTTAACGATGACGTGTCGGTTCTCATCCTTCCTTCGGCTGGGCTCCCGGAATCACGTATCGAAAGAGGTCGAAGAGGTTCATGGCCTGGTTCACGAAATCCTTGGCGATCCCTTCGCCCGCATCGATGCCGAATACGAGTTCGAGGTTGTCGATCTTCCAGACGCTCACCAAGTTCGCGACGGTCCGATGCGTGGACGCCTCGCTGACCCTCACCTTCCCGACAAGGTTCTCGCCATCCCGGTTGGTGGAGAGCGAGACCACGTAGCCGCGGCCTTCCAGCTGTTTCTTCGCGATCGTCGACATGTCGGTCTTCTCCTCCTTTACCATCGAGGACGCCTCCGGCCGGTGCCATTCGGCTCACCGGTAATAAAGGCTCTTGAGACACGCATCGGAACCGTGCGAGTTCGATGGAGATTTATACCGCGGGACGTTTAGCGGCGCCTCGCGGGCTCGTGGTCTAGCGGTTATGACATCGCTCTCACACAGCGAAGGTCACCGGTTCGAATCCGGTCGAGCCCATTGTCCTCGGACGTCACGCATCCAGATTCGAGGGTTCCGGCTCAGGGGTGCAAGGACGTCGACGTGAGCGCGGCGACGAGGACCGCCACGAGCGCGAGGCCCGCGAGCGGGATCAACATCAGCCACCGCGGTTCGTATCGAAGGTGCATGTAGTATCCGACGACCAAGCCGCCCTTGATGGTCGCGGTCGCCATCAAGATGGATATGATCTCGATGTGCGCGAGCGGGAAGCTGTAGACGGACAGCTCGATGACCGTGACGACCGCAAGGGCGACGAAGACGATGACGTAGGGTCGCTTGGCGTGCGCCTCGACCCCCGGCGGTTCCGCGGTCTCCGTGTCGTACAAGTGGGCACCTCACGCGGGCAGTAGGTAGACGATCGGGAAGAGGAAGATCCACACCACGTCCACGAAGTGCCAGTACAGTCCGACGAGCTCGACAGCCTCGTGGTTCTCCTTCGTGAAGCCGCCCCGGAACGCCTTGCGGGTGACGTACGCCAACGCGAGCACGCCGGCCGAGACGTGGCTCCCGTGGACCCCGGTCTGCGCGTAGAAGGTCGCCCCGTAGTTCGGGTTCACCCCGCCCGGGGCGCTGCTGAACGTGAGGCCTTCTTGGAAGTACAGCTTCTGGTATTCGTACGCCTGGACGCTCACGAACGCGATCCCCAGGATCAGCGTCGCGAGGAGGAAG is a genomic window containing:
- a CDS encoding NAD(P)H-hydrate dehydratase; protein product: MISATEMRVLDRNAQHFGVSILELMENAGKAVAEIARADMRATGKNVLVLCGTGNNGGDGLVAARHLSKDARVTVLLARSPDQFTTPEARTNFERLRDVEVLAGLDQSEEAIARADLLVDALLGIGVSGELREPFASLVRQLNASAKPTLSVDVPSGFGTDLSVHPTATVALHDAKEGMAPENSGTIHIVDIGIPPKIATTIGPGEFVLYPLPKPTSHKGENGRVLVVAGGPYTGAPALVGYGAFGAGADLVHITTPYVAAAVVAGYSPTFIVHPLVGHRLLREDTREILDLSTKADAIAIGPGLGDADGSVEAVREIVRGASLPLIIDADAIKAIATDPKALAGKRVVVTPHSREFKVLTGTTLPDPPEERAGIVREAAKALGVTILLKGPVDIVTDGERLKFNYTGNPGMTAGGTGDVLCGVVAGLVSKGMAPFDAARLGAFVNGHAGDLAFKEKSYGLTSVDVAENIARVLAEFLGPASARNH
- the cax gene encoding calcium/proton exchanger — protein: MDLGPLRPYSWALVLGLLVPVSWILDLVLGPGVGVFVVAGIAIVPLAWFLGLATEELGKHAGPGIGGLLNATFGNATELIIAIFALASGLTEVVKASLTGSIVGNLLLVLGASMLAGGLRYKTQTFSREASGIQITMLVLAVIGLVMPDLYVLSAESAGGVSALTLQEISEVIAVILLLAYGFGLLFSLHTHKDIFNPVTEVEERPRWSKSFAIGVLVVSTSLVAVESEILVGSLESAKASLGLTDLFVGVIIVAIVGNAAEHGSAVLMAWRNKMELSVAVATTSTTQVALFVAPVLVFISLLFASPMTLNFEIFELASLVLSTAVVAAVISDGRSNWYEGALLVMVYAVIAVAFFFHPAPA
- a CDS encoding MTH1187 family thiamine-binding protein, with the protein product MTIAEFSITPIGQGVSVGEHVARCLDIVDRSGLSYRLNPMGTVVEGKFDDILALIARCHKAVAKDSERVSTIIKIDDRKGASRQIESKVAAVERRLGRKLKT
- a CDS encoding methyltransferase domain-containing protein encodes the protein MAVDYSRRAAEYDRGRADEVLDREYWLRGLWEVGRIRPGQRVLDLGAGTGRFARLLSETNVVVALDPSREMLGVARGKGSFGIVRGEAHRLPFRADSFDTTIVVMVLHQLADFRGALAEVSRVSRSVVVATSDMARRRLGIMEEAFPSLLVIDRARFPPVEDIVRALEATRFRGVRMENRPCQRALTSAQQIERVRHRYLSTFDLLPPGEFERGLSFLEAELPRRYGDRFELQDEFTFLTATR
- a CDS encoding zinc-dependent metalloprotease family protein, whose translation is MILTLQPVGQVAPSVLERLRGQLRQFGDVRIANPKPVPKQPFGRLPKPVRAAAFEGLCRSPGADRVVAITDVELSDPELGMKRVFGHAGIAGGWAVVSLSMFGGDGEERLVERTAKTAVHEIGHTLGLGHHDGNPDCVMYFSETLADTDRKGRDFCPACAETANLTLSRLEK
- a CDS encoding RtcB family protein, with the translated sequence MSDGWGGPLEKIDEFRYEIPRSYKPNMRTSGLIFVDESMVTQLRRDQAPEQVANVATMPGIVGKSMAMPDIHWGYGFPIGGVAAFDHDDGVISPGSIGFDINCGVRLLRTDLTEAEVRPNIKALTDACFENVPSGVGEGGLVKVSRQDLGKLATEGVAWAVEKGYAWPDDPDRIEARGCLEDADFSKISERAITRGKVQVGSLGAGNHFLEIQKVDRIYDEGVAKALGIGEVGQVCVMIHTGSRGFGHQIASDYIEICERVVKREKFDLPDLQLACAPIGSKEGQDYWRAMCAGANFAWNNRQLITYGVRNAFSKVLGRPADELGMDIVYDVCHNIGKIEEHEVDGKRRKVVVHRKGATRAFPAGHPETPAEYRNVGQPVLIPGDMGTCSFVLVGLPTAMERSFGSSCHGAGRQMSRKAATRTYNANEVVRSLDQKGIYLHAASRAGIVEEAPGAYKNVEDVVRVAEGAGLTKIVARMVPLGVVKG
- the speB gene encoding agmatinase — its product is MAVPRFADAVAKYDEARIALFGVPYDRTCSFRGGSRYAPQAIRQSSYNFETYMMDHQRDLLDVPVADLGDLPAFGPPSEMVRGVSERASDIVGAGKIPIVIGGEHSLAPAVVRAFPEDVGVVGIDAHLDFRDSYLDEKWSHACSARRIADHVGVEHVVYVGVRSYSREERDDLERLGLTYVSVYDIHERGIEAGVRRALKAINRDRIYLTIDMDGVDPAYAPAVGNPEPFGLASLDVKKLIGLLAPHLVGLDLNEVSPAWDFGQTALLAARLIREAIMAIGEARGTSR
- a CDS encoding translation initiation factor IF-5A, whose product is MSWEQAEMRELKVGRYVVIDEEPCKIISVQMSKPGKHGEAKARLEAIGIFDGQKRSIVHPVTHKVRVPMIDKRKAQVLSMHGNVAQLMDLATYETFELPVTGEFQGRIRPGQETMYLEALGRRKLSAQ
- a CDS encoding NOP5/NOP56 family protein; translation: MLLLTTWFGSFLLDGDTIVHERLFPKDASALADRLALVEDWKVLDEEGELMALADEVFVVEPRLERAGGNRTTESPPFLKSEDFGYGRELLHTAMVDLAKRRMRQAIRPEDHLRQAVGALDDLQEQGNLIVERVREWYGLHFPELARTVDAGEYLDLIAEHGRRERMPLEYRDSVGAELGTREEENLKGLAALARTVAAERKALEAYVDASIRDIAPNVSEVAGSMIAARLVALAGTVEDLARLPSGTIQLLGAERALFRHLRTGARPPKHGVLFQHAWIHGAPPWQRGAIARVFAAKIAMAARADAYTKRRIAPELVKALEHAIAEVRRRKAAKPVRPKRRFTPEHRARQKQSRR
- the mtnA gene encoding S-methyl-5-thioribose-1-phosphate isomerase; the encoded protein is MRVTVDGDPRELLTVWLDDGLVKLIDQRYLPFEIRIYEAKNLEEVAVAIEDMVVRGAPAIGATAAYGIAQASLQGVDLKEAGDRLRKTRPTGNDLFYAIEYMRKAGAAGDDLVAAAERYAREDIDRCRKIGEHGAKLIRNGIRILTHCNAGALATVDYGTVMAPLRVAKEQGRRFFVYVDETRPRLQGARLTAWELLQEGIDHAIITDGAAAAFLGRGEVDLVLVGADRIAANGDIANKIGTYGKAVVAKENHVPFYVAAPTSTIDFDVASGDKIPIEERSPQEVLHLDGHPIAPKESPARNPAFDVTPAKYITGIITEEGIVKPAQLRSGASGAPRKKTPAKKRR
- a CDS encoding cytochrome C oxidase subunit IV family protein; translation: MYDTETAEPPGVEAHAKRPYVIVFVALAVVTVIELSVYSFPLAHIEIISILMATATIKGGLVVGYYMHLRYEPRWLMLIPLAGLALVAVLVAALTSTSLHP